From Cellulomonas dongxiuzhuiae, the proteins below share one genomic window:
- a CDS encoding putative bifunctional diguanylate cyclase/phosphodiesterase yields MSLVGMVVVGVALVLVTSSQMRDQAVRDGTGSAARMAGFTAGVVPSTAFVTGVLSADERAAVASATRGFGDGLVELRLWSTDGRLMHSSDEATTGLPRADRLARAMASGRPDAVVQPDVRAGDAATDERTVLDVYVPVRLADTATPDAQPGVAPGSPVGAVEVMLDHTVAQQTLRTATRTVTLVVVGSLVLLWALLFRIVHSTSRRLRSTALDNARLALLDSLTGLPNRRLLADRMQRAIEKAAHDDARVGLILLDIDRFKDINDTLGHDHGDELLQQVAERLRHALRDDDVVARLGGDEFAILLPDVRTVANAERLAQRVRGLFTRPFELSDIALHVETSIGVACLPDHAADASALMRTADIAMYAAKHHRTGVSVYSPAADDSSPARLVLLGELHRVLESRDDPGVVPELEMHYQPKIELASQRTVGFEALIRWRHPTRGLLPPGAFVPLAEQSGLIHRVTEFALEESVRQLARWHAAGQAVPVAVNLSAHDVASPVVVDVIETLLAQHDVPPSLLEVEITETALVADRTRVVPVLERLAALGVGVAIDDFGTGTTSISQLRDLPVAELKIDRVFVADLGEGGRAGSEVVVQAMVDLAHSFGLRVVAEGVEDERTARTLERLGVDRAQGYLWARPAPASALQPPGDHSLHPIG; encoded by the coding sequence CGTGCCCTCGACCGCGTTCGTGACGGGCGTCCTGTCGGCCGACGAGCGCGCGGCGGTCGCCTCCGCCACGCGGGGATTCGGCGACGGGCTCGTCGAGCTGCGGCTGTGGAGCACCGACGGGCGGCTCATGCACTCGTCCGACGAGGCCACCACGGGACTGCCCCGCGCCGACCGCCTCGCACGGGCCATGGCGTCCGGCCGGCCCGACGCCGTGGTCCAGCCGGACGTGCGCGCGGGCGACGCGGCCACGGACGAGCGGACGGTGCTCGACGTCTACGTGCCGGTCCGGCTCGCGGACACCGCGACGCCCGACGCGCAGCCGGGCGTCGCCCCCGGGTCGCCCGTCGGTGCGGTCGAGGTGATGCTCGACCACACCGTGGCGCAGCAGACCCTGCGCACGGCCACCCGCACGGTCACGCTCGTGGTCGTCGGCAGCCTCGTGCTGCTGTGGGCGCTGCTGTTCCGGATCGTGCACTCGACGTCGCGCCGCCTGCGCTCGACGGCGCTCGACAACGCGCGGCTCGCGCTGCTCGACTCCCTCACCGGCCTGCCCAACCGTCGCCTGCTCGCCGACCGGATGCAGCGGGCCATCGAGAAGGCCGCGCACGACGACGCGCGCGTCGGCCTGATCCTGCTCGACATCGACCGCTTCAAGGACATCAACGACACGCTGGGGCACGACCACGGCGACGAGCTGCTGCAGCAGGTCGCCGAGCGGTTGCGTCACGCGCTGCGCGACGACGACGTGGTCGCGCGGCTCGGCGGCGACGAGTTCGCGATCCTGCTGCCGGACGTGCGGACCGTGGCGAACGCCGAGCGCCTGGCGCAGCGCGTGCGCGGGCTCTTCACCCGTCCGTTCGAGCTGAGCGACATCGCCCTGCACGTCGAGACGTCCATCGGCGTCGCGTGCCTGCCGGACCACGCGGCCGACGCGTCGGCGCTCATGCGCACCGCCGACATCGCGATGTACGCGGCCAAGCACCACCGCACCGGGGTGAGCGTCTACTCCCCCGCCGCGGACGACTCCTCGCCGGCGCGCCTGGTCCTGCTGGGCGAGCTGCACCGGGTGCTCGAGTCGCGGGACGACCCCGGCGTGGTGCCGGAGCTCGAGATGCACTACCAGCCCAAGATCGAGCTCGCGTCGCAGCGGACCGTCGGGTTCGAGGCGCTGATCCGCTGGCGTCACCCCACGCGCGGGCTGCTCCCGCCCGGCGCGTTCGTGCCGCTCGCCGAGCAGTCGGGCCTCATCCACCGCGTCACCGAGTTCGCCCTCGAGGAGTCGGTGCGTCAGCTCGCGCGGTGGCACGCAGCCGGCCAGGCGGTGCCCGTGGCGGTCAACCTGTCGGCGCACGACGTCGCGAGCCCGGTGGTGGTCGACGTGATCGAGACGCTGCTCGCGCAGCACGACGTCCCGCCGTCGCTGCTCGAGGTCGAGATCACCGAGACCGCGCTGGTCGCGGACCGGACACGCGTCGTGCCGGTGCTGGAGCGGTTGGCGGCGCTGGGCGTGGGTGTCGCGATCGACGACTTCGGGACGGGCACGACGTCCATCTCGCAGCTGCGCGACCTTCCGGTGGCCGAGCTGAAGATCGACCGGGTGTTCGTCGCGGACCTCGGGGAGGGCGGCCGGGCCGGCTCCGAGGTCGTGGTGCAGGCGATGGTCGACCTGGCGCACTCGTTCGGGCTGCGGGTCGTGGCCGAGGGCGTCGAGGACGAGCGGACGGCGCGCACGCTGGAGCGGCTCGGCGTCGACCGCGCGCAGGGGTACCTGTGGGCCCGACCGGCGCCCGCGAGCGCGCTCCAGCCGCCCGGCGACCATTCGCTTCACCCGATCGGGTGA
- a CDS encoding TasA family protein has product MMDELLEDMIDPAPSRQEVARRRRGWATGSILVLAAVGVTSLTTSALFTDQDSLTGTISTGTVVLTADGAQFTMPVGGLAPGGAVVAPLTVDNVGSLELRYAVSVSAATTTPATGTAGSGDLRTQLRARVLQDAVCTLDSSAAATVLGDTQDLVDSEFGLPSALTAIVGDPATGAQTGDRVLAGVTGTETLCVRVDMSRDSDNTFQNTAAELTFQLDSEQTVNN; this is encoded by the coding sequence ATGATGGACGAGCTCCTCGAGGACATGATCGACCCTGCCCCCTCCCGCCAGGAGGTGGCGCGGCGACGCCGGGGCTGGGCGACCGGGTCGATCCTCGTCCTCGCCGCCGTGGGCGTGACGTCGCTGACGACGTCCGCGCTGTTCACCGACCAGGACTCCCTGACCGGGACGATCAGCACGGGCACCGTGGTGCTGACCGCCGACGGTGCGCAGTTCACGATGCCCGTGGGCGGCCTCGCGCCCGGCGGCGCGGTGGTCGCGCCGCTGACGGTGGACAACGTCGGCTCCCTCGAGCTGCGCTACGCCGTGAGCGTGTCCGCCGCGACGACGACGCCCGCGACGGGCACCGCCGGGTCGGGCGACCTGCGCACGCAGCTGCGCGCACGCGTCCTGCAGGACGCGGTGTGCACGCTCGACAGCAGTGCCGCGGCGACCGTGCTCGGGGACACGCAGGACCTCGTCGACAGCGAGTTCGGGCTGCCGTCCGCGCTGACCGCGATCGTGGGCGACCCGGCGACGGGCGCGCAGACCGGTGACCGCGTGCTCGCGGGCGTCACGGGCACCGAGACGCTGTGCGTGCGGGTCGACATGTCGCGCGACTCCGACAACACGTTCCAGAACACGGCCGCCGAGCTGACGTTCCAGCTCGACTCCGAGCAGACGGTCAACAACTAG
- a CDS encoding S24/S26 family peptidase — MTSLDLAPEPFVDRRAPRPAVRRRAPRWRRATSAALWTVVAVGVAAYLTSLAVPLWFQAQGERLLIVTSGSMAPQLVAGDVVVLRAVSDASELKPDLVVAFQPVGSPNLVTHRIVSLHRLPAMQEVRDGSGRMEPILDDAGLPILQPYIRTQGDANASPDTNATPVERVQGVLLQVHHGWGSVLAWATSAQGRAVMLVPPLLALATLEVLSVLDGRRRPSPVRRSSEDRRVDAFVE; from the coding sequence GTGACCTCGCTGGACCTGGCGCCGGAGCCCTTCGTCGACCGCCGTGCCCCCCGGCCGGCGGTGCGGCGGCGCGCACCACGGTGGCGACGCGCGACGAGCGCGGCGCTGTGGACCGTGGTGGCGGTGGGCGTGGCGGCCTACCTGACCTCGCTGGCGGTGCCGCTGTGGTTCCAGGCCCAGGGTGAGCGCCTGCTGATCGTCACGTCCGGGTCGATGGCCCCGCAGCTGGTCGCCGGCGACGTCGTGGTGCTGCGGGCCGTCTCGGACGCCTCGGAGCTCAAGCCGGACCTCGTCGTGGCGTTCCAGCCCGTCGGGTCGCCGAACCTCGTCACCCACCGCATCGTCTCGCTGCACCGCCTCCCGGCCATGCAGGAGGTCCGGGACGGGTCGGGCCGCATGGAGCCGATCCTGGACGACGCCGGCTTGCCGATCCTGCAGCCGTACATCCGGACGCAGGGCGACGCCAACGCCAGCCCCGACACCAACGCCACTCCCGTCGAGCGCGTGCAGGGCGTGCTCCTGCAGGTGCACCACGGCTGGGGCTCGGTGCTGGCGTGGGCGACGTCGGCGCAGGGGCGCGCCGTCATGCTCGTGCCGCCCCTGCTCGCGCTCGCGACGCTCGAGGTGCTGTCCGTGCTGGACGGGCGGCGCCGGCCGTCGCCCGTGCGGCGCTCGTCGGAGGACCGGAGGGTCGATGCGTTCGTCGAGTGA
- a CDS encoding LLM class flavin-dependent oxidoreductase, which produces MQFGIFSVGDVTTDPTTGRTPDDTERVRAMLTIAEHADAAGLDVFATGEHHNPPFVPSSPTTMLGYLAGRTKNIVLSTATTLITTNDPVRLAEEYAMLQVIADGRMDLMMGRGNTGPVYPWFGKDIRQGLPLAIESYALLRRLWEEDVVDWSGKFRTPLQGFTSTPRPLDGVAPFVWHGSIRSPEIAEQAAYYGDGFLHNAIFWPMEHTAQMVNFYRQRYEHHGHGRADQAIVGLGGQVFMRRNSQDAWNEFRPYFDNAPVYGHGPSMEDFTRETPLTVGSPQQVIDRYGAFWEQVGHYQRQLFLMDHAGLPLKTVLEQIDLLAEEVVPVLRREAESRRPADVPANPPTHAERVAAARAAGRVHVQQAAAADHWTGKAAEDDLAAAEAAGATTLP; this is translated from the coding sequence ATGCAGTTCGGGATCTTCTCCGTCGGCGACGTGACCACGGACCCCACGACCGGCCGGACCCCGGACGACACCGAGCGCGTGCGGGCCATGCTGACCATCGCCGAGCACGCCGACGCGGCCGGGCTCGACGTCTTCGCCACCGGCGAGCACCACAACCCGCCCTTCGTGCCCTCGTCCCCCACGACGATGCTCGGCTACCTCGCGGGCCGCACCAAGAACATCGTGCTGTCGACGGCCACCACGCTCATCACCACCAACGACCCGGTCCGCCTGGCCGAGGAGTACGCGATGCTCCAGGTCATCGCCGACGGGCGCATGGACCTCATGATGGGCCGCGGCAACACCGGCCCCGTGTACCCGTGGTTCGGCAAGGACATCCGCCAGGGCCTCCCGCTCGCGATCGAGAGCTACGCGCTGCTGCGCCGCCTGTGGGAGGAGGACGTCGTCGACTGGTCCGGCAAGTTCCGCACGCCGCTGCAGGGCTTCACGTCCACGCCGCGCCCGCTCGACGGTGTCGCGCCGTTCGTCTGGCACGGGTCCATCCGCTCCCCCGAGATCGCCGAGCAGGCCGCCTACTACGGCGACGGGTTCCTGCACAACGCGATCTTCTGGCCCATGGAGCACACGGCGCAGATGGTGAACTTCTACCGCCAGCGGTACGAGCACCACGGTCACGGCCGCGCCGACCAGGCGATCGTCGGCCTGGGCGGTCAGGTCTTCATGCGCAGGAACAGCCAGGACGCCTGGAACGAGTTCCGCCCGTACTTCGACAACGCGCCGGTCTACGGCCACGGCCCGTCGATGGAGGACTTCACGCGCGAGACGCCGCTGACCGTCGGCAGCCCGCAGCAGGTCATCGACCGCTACGGCGCCTTCTGGGAGCAGGTCGGCCACTACCAGCGCCAGCTGTTCCTCATGGACCACGCCGGCCTGCCGCTCAAGACCGTGCTCGAGCAGATCGACCTCCTCGCCGAGGAGGTCGTGCCCGTCCTGCGGCGCGAGGCCGAGTCCCGTCGCCCCGCCGACGTGCCCGCGAACCCGCCGACGCACGCCGAGCGCGTCGCCGCCGCACGCGCCGCCGGGCGCGTCCACGTGCAGCAGGCCGCGGCCGCGGACCACTGGACGGGCAAGGCGGCCGAGGACGACCTCGCCGCCGCCGAGGCCGCGGGCGCGACCACCCTCCCCTGA
- a CDS encoding CE1759 family FMN reductase, whose translation MTSRSIVVVSGGLSQPSSTRMLADRLTEATVADLAARGIDTVVEVVELRGLAHDVVDMTLSGYARPDLAAAQSALSGADGVIAVSPVYAASYAGLFKSFVDVLDPETLRGTPVALGATGGTARHSLALEHALRPLFAYLQADVVPTAVFAATDDWADAGTDQVKPLPARIARAAAELAARVAAREPVTRTGLYDAVPSFGDLLGG comes from the coding sequence GTGACGTCCCGATCGATCGTCGTCGTCTCCGGCGGGCTGTCGCAGCCGTCGTCGACGCGCATGCTGGCCGACCGCCTCACCGAGGCGACCGTCGCCGACCTCGCCGCCCGCGGCATCGACACGGTCGTCGAGGTGGTCGAGCTGCGCGGTCTCGCGCACGACGTGGTCGACATGACGCTCAGCGGCTACGCGCGGCCCGACCTCGCCGCCGCGCAGAGCGCCCTGTCGGGCGCGGACGGCGTGATCGCCGTGTCGCCCGTGTACGCGGCGTCCTACGCCGGCCTGTTCAAGTCCTTCGTCGACGTCCTGGACCCCGAGACGCTGCGCGGCACGCCCGTCGCCCTGGGCGCGACCGGCGGCACCGCGCGGCACTCGCTCGCGCTCGAGCACGCGCTGCGCCCGCTGTTCGCCTACCTGCAGGCCGACGTCGTCCCGACCGCCGTGTTCGCCGCGACCGACGACTGGGCCGACGCCGGCACCGACCAGGTCAAGCCGCTGCCCGCCCGCATCGCCCGGGCGGCCGCCGAGCTCGCCGCACGCGTCGCCGCGCGCGAACCCGTCACGCGGACCGGCCTGTACGACGCCGTGCCGTCGTTCGGGGACCTCCTGGGCGGCTGA
- a CDS encoding endonuclease/exonuclease/phosphatase family protein → MRLATFNILHGRSPADGRVDLDRFAAAVRRLDADVLALQEVDRAQSRSHGADLTAVAAEAMGAEHHRFVATLHGEPGLWVAGTGEEQPDTAAYGIALLSRRPVRAWHVLTLPTLRRRTPVRFPGARWPALVRDEPRTALAAVVDDGRGPLTVVGTHLTFIPGWNVRQLRHLVRETRTLPGATVVMGDLNLVGEQPARLSGLRSLVRAPTFPVDEPVRQLDHVLAGPGVHASAPGQALALGLSDHRALVVDVHR, encoded by the coding sequence GTGCGGCTCGCGACCTTCAACATCCTGCACGGCCGTTCGCCCGCGGACGGCCGTGTGGACCTCGACCGCTTCGCGGCCGCCGTGCGACGCCTCGACGCGGACGTCCTGGCGCTGCAGGAGGTCGACCGTGCCCAGAGCCGCTCGCACGGGGCCGACCTGACGGCCGTCGCCGCCGAGGCGATGGGGGCGGAGCACCACCGGTTCGTCGCGACGCTGCACGGCGAGCCCGGTCTGTGGGTCGCGGGCACCGGGGAGGAGCAGCCCGACACGGCCGCCTACGGCATCGCGCTGCTCTCGCGCCGTCCGGTGCGCGCGTGGCACGTCCTGACGCTGCCGACCCTGCGACGGCGGACGCCCGTGCGCTTCCCCGGGGCGCGCTGGCCCGCGCTCGTGCGCGACGAACCTCGCACCGCACTGGCGGCCGTCGTCGACGACGGGCGCGGGCCGTTGACCGTCGTCGGCACGCACCTGACGTTCATCCCCGGCTGGAACGTGCGCCAGCTGCGGCACCTGGTGCGCGAGACGCGCACGCTGCCGGGTGCGACGGTCGTCATGGGCGACCTCAACCTCGTGGGCGAGCAGCCGGCGCGGCTGTCCGGGCTGCGTTCGCTCGTGCGCGCCCCCACGTTCCCGGTGGACGAGCCGGTGCGCCAGCTCGACCACGTGCTGGCCGGTCCCGGTGTGCACGCGAGCGCCCCCGGGCAGGCCCTCGCGCTGGGGCTGTCCGACCATCGCGCGCTCGTCGTCGACGTCCACCGCTGA
- a CDS encoding nucleotidyltransferase family protein, with product MHNPTTTPLTGAAPPPLPAPTGAETPDDRAALQDGLRRTAVALLDAEIPFALVGGYAAWARGAPEPSHDADFAVAEDDVDAARAALAAAGLDVQQPAENWLFKAYHHGQLIDVIFRMVGEPVTREQLAQADQLEVLAVRMPVLPATDIISAKMRVLGEHYCDFTWLLPMARALREQIDWDRVREEIDGQPYARAFMFLADELGLTGHPGDRLTAAPGRSDPGTEE from the coding sequence ATGCACAACCCGACGACGACACCGCTGACCGGTGCGGCGCCCCCGCCGCTGCCCGCCCCCACCGGGGCGGAGACCCCCGACGACCGCGCCGCGCTGCAGGACGGTCTGCGCCGGACGGCCGTCGCGCTGCTCGACGCCGAGATCCCGTTCGCGCTCGTCGGCGGGTACGCGGCGTGGGCGCGCGGTGCGCCCGAGCCCAGCCACGACGCGGACTTCGCGGTCGCCGAGGACGACGTCGACGCCGCGCGCGCCGCGCTGGCCGCGGCGGGCCTGGACGTGCAGCAGCCGGCCGAGAACTGGCTGTTCAAGGCGTACCACCACGGCCAGCTCATCGACGTGATCTTCCGGATGGTCGGCGAGCCGGTGACGCGCGAGCAGCTCGCGCAGGCCGACCAGCTCGAGGTCCTGGCGGTGCGCATGCCCGTGCTGCCCGCGACCGACATCATCTCCGCCAAGATGCGGGTGCTGGGCGAGCACTACTGCGACTTCACCTGGCTGCTGCCGATGGCCCGCGCGCTGCGCGAGCAGATCGACTGGGACCGCGTGCGCGAGGAGATCGACGGGCAGCCCTACGCGCGGGCCTTCATGTTCCTCGCCGACGAGCTCGGGCTGACGGGCCACCCCGGTGACCGGCTGACGGCGGCACCGGGGCGGTCGGACCCGGGCACGGAGGAGTGA
- a CDS encoding aldo/keto reductase, giving the protein MPDTTTPTLTLPGGAIPVLGLGTWQSEGSDAELAVSAALQLGYRHVDTATGYGNEAQVGRVLATRGIDRDDVFLTTKLPPDHADRARQTLMESLAALGTDHLDLWLIHWPPGKQARPDVWEELRRSRDEGHVRSIGVSNYSIAQIDELIAATGEAPAVNQIPYSPVDHDAALLAAHRERGVVVEGYSPLKRTDLAAEPIAAAARAHGVTPAQVVLRWHLEHDVVVIPKSVRPERLEENLAVLGFTLSPDEVAAIDTLGR; this is encoded by the coding sequence ATGCCCGACACCACGACCCCCACCCTGACCCTCCCCGGCGGCGCCATCCCCGTCCTCGGCCTCGGCACCTGGCAGTCGGAGGGCTCGGACGCCGAGCTCGCCGTCAGCGCCGCGCTGCAGCTCGGCTACCGGCACGTCGACACCGCGACCGGGTACGGCAACGAGGCGCAGGTCGGCCGCGTGCTGGCGACCCGCGGCATCGACCGCGACGACGTCTTCCTGACGACCAAGCTGCCGCCCGACCACGCGGACCGCGCGCGGCAGACGCTCATGGAGTCGCTCGCCGCGCTCGGCACCGACCACCTGGACCTGTGGCTCATCCACTGGCCCCCGGGCAAGCAGGCCCGTCCTGACGTCTGGGAGGAGCTGCGGCGTTCCCGCGACGAGGGTCATGTCCGCTCCATCGGGGTGTCGAACTACTCGATCGCGCAGATCGACGAGCTGATCGCGGCCACCGGTGAGGCCCCGGCGGTCAACCAGATCCCCTACTCCCCGGTCGACCACGACGCGGCGCTGCTGGCGGCGCACCGCGAGCGCGGCGTCGTGGTGGAGGGCTACAGCCCACTCAAGCGGACCGACCTCGCCGCCGAGCCGATCGCGGCGGCGGCACGCGCGCACGGCGTGACGCCCGCCCAGGTGGTGCTGCGCTGGCACCTCGAGCACGACGTCGTCGTCATCCCGAAGTCGGTGCGGCCCGAGCGGCTCGAGGAGAACCTGGCCGTGCTCGGGTTCACGCTGAGCCCCGACGAGGTCGCGGCGATCGACACGCTCGGACGCTGA
- a CDS encoding alcohol dehydrogenase catalytic domain-containing protein, with the protein MRALVIEQFGVLPEVREVAEPSCPPDGVVVRVGATGVCRSDWHAWQGHDDGVTLPHVPGHELAGTVVEVGPDVHAWTVGDLVTVPFVMACGTCATCRGGDQQVCPHQTQPGFTQWGSFAELVALDHADTNLVRVPDGMTPVAAAALGCRFATAYRAVTVHAAVRAGHEVVVLGCGGVGLSAVMVAVAAGARVVAVDPSPAARAAARAAGAHVTIAPGDDNPERLAERLVEATGGGAHATLDALGSAGTALTGVLALRRRGRHVQVGLLLGDDARTALPMDRVLAWELSVHGSHGMAAHEYPAMLAAIARGRLVPSTLVGRTIGLGDAPAALASLPSAATAGMTVVVP; encoded by the coding sequence GTGCGCGCGCTGGTGATCGAGCAGTTCGGTGTCCTCCCGGAGGTCCGCGAAGTCGCGGAGCCCTCGTGCCCGCCCGACGGCGTCGTCGTGCGCGTCGGCGCCACCGGCGTGTGCCGCAGCGACTGGCACGCGTGGCAGGGGCACGACGACGGCGTGACGCTGCCGCACGTCCCCGGGCACGAGCTCGCGGGCACGGTCGTCGAGGTGGGACCGGACGTGCACGCGTGGACGGTCGGCGACCTCGTCACCGTGCCCTTCGTCATGGCGTGCGGCACCTGCGCGACGTGCCGCGGCGGGGACCAGCAGGTGTGCCCGCACCAGACCCAGCCGGGCTTCACGCAGTGGGGATCGTTCGCCGAGCTCGTCGCGCTCGACCACGCGGACACCAACCTCGTGCGGGTCCCCGACGGGATGACGCCCGTCGCCGCGGCGGCGCTCGGCTGCCGGTTCGCGACCGCGTACCGCGCGGTCACCGTGCACGCGGCGGTCCGTGCCGGCCACGAGGTCGTCGTGCTCGGCTGCGGCGGGGTCGGCCTGTCGGCGGTCATGGTCGCCGTCGCGGCCGGGGCCCGCGTCGTCGCGGTGGACCCGTCGCCTGCAGCCCGTGCCGCGGCCCGGGCCGCGGGCGCCCACGTGACGATCGCCCCGGGCGATGACAACCCTGAGCGGCTCGCGGAGCGGCTCGTCGAGGCCACCGGGGGAGGTGCGCACGCCACGCTCGACGCGCTGGGCAGCGCGGGCACCGCGCTGACCGGCGTCCTCGCGCTGCGCCGCCGCGGGCGCCACGTGCAGGTCGGGCTGCTGCTGGGCGACGACGCCCGCACGGCGCTGCCCATGGACCGTGTCCTCGCGTGGGAGCTGTCCGTGCACGGCAGCCACGGGATGGCGGCGCACGAGTACCCGGCGATGCTCGCGGCGATCGCTCGCGGCCGCCTCGTGCCCTCGACGCTGGTCGGGCGCACGATCGGTCTCGGCGACGCACCGGCGGCGCTCGCCTCGTTGCCGTCGGCCGCCACGGCCGGGATGACCGTCGTCGTCCCCTGA
- a CDS encoding GNAT family N-acetyltransferase, producing MWWARSVLPPGGPGAQGTGDAGTVVVHAIASHERPDRSVVDVTELPPGRALTQDRLARVAVRADTWQLLRSEPLAERLAAATPLVLVERVERDADPVVAELVAFAHADVAERAQDLGAHVEPGAVVTQADAARLRLASAPQVGAVRWRAVTGELREIYVAPAHRRRGVATVLLLTAEGAAAARGWPRLWVGGVRTALGDAAARRLRYGVGRVGALTRLAPAMTPAADRVGVPRRHLEPSD from the coding sequence GTGTGGTGGGCACGTTCGGTGCTGCCGCCCGGCGGCCCCGGCGCGCAGGGCACCGGTGACGCCGGCACGGTGGTCGTGCACGCGATCGCCTCGCACGAGCGGCCGGACCGGTCGGTCGTCGACGTCACGGAGCTCCCGCCCGGTCGCGCGCTGACGCAGGACCGTCTGGCCCGGGTCGCCGTGCGCGCCGACACCTGGCAGCTTCTGCGGTCCGAGCCGTTGGCGGAGCGGCTCGCGGCGGCGACGCCGCTGGTGCTGGTGGAGCGCGTGGAGCGGGACGCCGACCCGGTCGTGGCCGAGCTGGTGGCCTTCGCGCACGCGGACGTCGCGGAGCGCGCGCAGGACCTCGGGGCCCACGTGGAGCCGGGTGCGGTCGTCACCCAGGCGGACGCCGCGCGGCTGCGGCTGGCGTCGGCGCCCCAGGTCGGTGCCGTGCGGTGGCGTGCGGTGACCGGTGAGCTCCGCGAGATCTACGTCGCGCCCGCGCACCGCCGGCGCGGCGTGGCCACCGTCCTGCTGCTCACAGCTGAGGGTGCGGCGGCTGCCCGCGGGTGGCCGCGCCTGTGGGTGGGCGGGGTCCGCACGGCGCTCGGCGACGCCGCGGCGCGCCGGCTGCGCTACGGGGTCGGGCGCGTGGGCGCGCTGACCCGGCTCGCGCCCGCGATGACGCCCGCGGCGGACCGGGTCGGCGTACCGCGCCGCCACCTGGAGCCCTCCGACTGA
- a CDS encoding alpha/beta fold hydrolase: MPYITSTATDQTVELYYEDHGSGQPVVLIHGYPLDGSSWEKQTVALLDAGYRVITYDRRGFGRSTKSTEGFDYDTYTADLDAVLTTLDLHDAVLVGFSMGTGEVGRYLGTRGSERVAKAAFLASIEPFLLQTEQTPHGLPQSAFDGIAASARQDRFAWFDEFFANFYNLDENLGTRISEAAVRGSWSVAAGSAPWAAWSVVPTWHTDLRDDIAKIDVPTLILHGTADRILPIDATGRPFAALLPEATYVEVEGAPHGLLWTHADEVTAALLGFLAD, translated from the coding sequence ATGCCGTACATCACCAGCACCGCGACCGACCAGACCGTCGAGCTCTACTACGAGGACCACGGCTCGGGGCAGCCCGTCGTCCTCATCCACGGCTACCCGCTGGACGGGAGCTCCTGGGAGAAGCAGACCGTGGCCCTCCTCGACGCCGGCTACCGCGTCATCACCTACGACCGGCGCGGCTTCGGCCGCTCCACGAAGTCGACCGAGGGATTCGACTACGACACCTACACGGCGGACCTCGACGCGGTCCTCACGACGCTCGACCTGCACGACGCCGTGCTCGTCGGCTTCTCGATGGGCACGGGCGAGGTCGGCCGCTACCTGGGCACCCGCGGCTCGGAGCGCGTCGCCAAGGCGGCGTTCCTCGCGTCCATCGAGCCGTTCCTGCTGCAGACCGAGCAGACCCCGCACGGGCTGCCGCAGAGCGCGTTCGACGGGATCGCCGCCAGCGCGCGCCAGGACCGCTTCGCGTGGTTCGACGAGTTCTTCGCCAACTTCTACAACCTCGACGAGAACCTCGGCACGCGGATCAGCGAGGCCGCGGTGCGCGGCTCGTGGTCCGTCGCGGCCGGCTCGGCACCGTGGGCCGCCTGGTCCGTCGTCCCGACGTGGCACACGGACCTGCGCGACGACATCGCGAAGATCGACGTCCCGACGCTCATCCTGCACGGCACCGCCGACCGCATCCTGCCGATCGACGCGACCGGCCGGCCCTTCGCCGCCCTGCTGCCCGAGGCGACCTACGTCGAGGTCGAGGGTGCGCCGCACGGCCTGCTGTGGACGCACGCGGACGAGGTGACCGCGGCGCTGCTGGGCTTCCTCGCCGACTGA
- a CDS encoding MarR family winged helix-turn-helix transcriptional regulator produces MLCFDLYSASRAMTSVYRGLLDPVGLTYPQYLVLVVLWTRGEQTVRQVIDVLHLDYGTVSPLLKRLEARGLLERRRRADDERSVTVALTDEGRALRAQVAHVPGRIAAAFGLDADELAELTRLLATVTRTAPAHASGPPPAA; encoded by the coding sequence ATGCTGTGCTTCGACCTCTACTCCGCGTCGCGCGCCATGACGTCGGTGTACCGCGGGCTGCTGGACCCCGTCGGCCTCACGTACCCGCAGTACCTCGTGCTCGTGGTCCTGTGGACGCGCGGGGAGCAGACCGTGCGCCAGGTCATCGACGTGCTGCACCTCGACTACGGGACCGTGTCGCCGCTGCTCAAGCGGCTCGAGGCGCGCGGGCTCCTCGAGCGCCGCCGCCGCGCCGACGACGAGCGCTCGGTCACGGTCGCCCTCACCGACGAGGGGCGCGCGCTGCGCGCGCAGGTGGCGCACGTGCCCGGGCGCATCGCCGCGGCTTTCGGCCTCGACGCCGACGAGCTCGCCGAGCTCACGCGCCTGCTCGCCACCGTGACCCGCACGGCCCCCGCGCACGCGTCCGGCCCGCCGCCCGCCGCCTGA